The proteins below are encoded in one region of Citrobacter enshiensis:
- the kdpC gene encoding potassium-transporting ATPase subunit KdpC, translating to MTGFRPALSTLLFLAVITGGVYPLLTTTLSQWWFPDQANGSLIRDSNGVRGSALIGQAFTRDGYFQGRPSATAEMPYNPMASGGSNLAVSNPELDKQLQSRIAALRAANPEASPTVPVELVTASASGLDNNLTPAAVTWQIPRVAKARQRPVEEVAQLVAKYTQKPLASFIGQPVVNLVELNLALDASQGH from the coding sequence ATGACTGGATTTCGTCCTGCATTATCCACGTTACTGTTTCTGGCTGTTATCACCGGCGGCGTTTATCCGTTGCTGACGACTACCCTGAGCCAGTGGTGGTTCCCTGACCAGGCCAACGGTTCGCTCATTCGCGATAGCAACGGCGTGCGCGGCTCCGCGCTGATAGGCCAGGCATTTACCCGCGACGGTTATTTTCAGGGGCGTCCGTCTGCCACGGCTGAAATGCCCTATAATCCAATGGCTTCGGGTGGCAGCAATCTGGCTGTCAGCAATCCTGAGCTGGATAAGCAACTGCAGAGCCGTATTGCCGCGTTGCGGGCCGCCAACCCGGAGGCCAGCCCAACGGTGCCGGTGGAACTGGTGACCGCCTCCGCCAGCGGCCTGGACAACAATCTGACGCCTGCAGCGGTGACCTGGCAAATCCCGCGCGTCGCGAAAGCGCGTCAGCGTCCCGTTGAAGAGGTGGCGCAGCTGGTTGCAAAATATACGCAAAAACCGCTGGCGAGCTTTATCGGGCAGCCGGTGGTAAACCTTGTTGAAC